CTAATGAACTCTTTAAAGTTTAGTTTTTGGTTCCACATTTTAGGaaacaaatcaaacaacaaattattggaAAGGCATTCTACATGATCGAGGGAAATTGCGCAATCTTTGCTCAGTGTTGATAATTaacgtttttttctttaatttgctaATGAGTCTCGCATTGGAAGAAGTGAATGCCGAACAGCGAGTGGTAACGCCCGGCTGACAGcttgaacatatgtacatatgccacCGGTAGCTGCAGCTCAATAAATGGTAAAGGCATGCATGGGATTAccgataaaacaacaacatgtgcATTGGAAAGTGGTgcggaaaaattaaatttgaaatatgaattAAGAGAAAAGGCATTCGAGTCCACATTGCTCGGTGTATAAAAGCGCCAGTCGAAACTGCAAAAAGCACAGTTCATTCAGGTCTATCGATCGTTAACACCTAAGCAAAGTTAAAGCACAAACCGTTTTTAGAAGCAATAACTCATAATCAGCTGCGGTACAATGGCCTTTAAGGTAAATTTCGTTAACTTCAACACTTTTTGAAGGAACTCAAAGGAATCCCAGCAATTAATCGAATCCTTTCTTTCAACACTTTAGTTTATCGCTGCATTCGCTTTCTGTTCTGCGCTGGTCGTAGTCAGCGCTGCGCCGTATATACATCATGAAGAGAGCGGCGGACATGAGCACGAGCACGAGGAACACAGCGGCGGCTCCAGTCACGCATCCGTACATTTGGTCTCGCACGACGATCATCACGATGAGCATGGACACGATGATGACGGCCATGACTCGCATGCTGAGTACCATTTCAACTATGGCGTAAAGGATAAGAAGACCGGCGACTATAAGGAGCATAGCGAAAAACGTGATGGCCACAAAGTAACCGGACATTATGAGTTGATTGATGCCGATGGTCATAAGCGTACTGTCCATTACACAGCTGACAAACATAGCGGTTTCCACGCCGTCGTCCACCGCGAGCCGACACACCATCATGTAGCCGATCATGGTCACACTAGCTACTATGGCGGTCATGCCCATGTCGAATCACATGATCATGGTCATGAGCATGGACATGAACACGGACATGAACACGGTCATGGTCACTCCAGCGGTTTCTCGATCAAACAGGAACATGGTGTGGCTTTCCATCATGAGGCTCATCACGAAAGTGCTCACGAAAGTGGTCATGAAAGTGGACATGAAGGTGGTCATGATTTCGGTGGTCATGACTTCGGTGGACACGGTCACGATTTCGGTGGTCACTAGTATTGTATTTGGCTGGGGCGTAGCATTTAGACGCAAACGTATTTGCGTTGATCAAAATTTGTTGTGTAATGAAGAACTACTCTTATGTAtaagtttaatttaataatttagcaAAGCATTGAGTGTTTCtgtaaaaccaaaaatatcctattactttagtaaaatttttcctaacattaataaagcaatttaaaaatcaaaatttcttctGTTTatcattcaaaatatttaggTTTTTgacagaatatttaaattttttaactaaggctttgagtttaaaaaattgagtttttaaaGATGATTccttttataccctgaacagggtatattaagtttgtcacgaagtttgtagcacccagaaggaagcgtcggaggccctataaagtatatatataaatgatcagtatgttgaactgagtcgatttagccatgtccgtctgtctgtatatatacgaactagtccttcaatttttaagatatcgttttgaaattttgcagatgttattttctcttcaagaagctactcatttgtcggaactgccgatatcggaccactataacagttagctgccatacaaactgaacgatcggaatcaaggtcTTGtacggaaaacttccgcattttactacatatcttcacgaaatttggtgtgagttattgttcatagaaataatttaatctccgaaaaaattgttcagatcggttcactatagcatatagctgccatacaaactgaacgatcggaatcaataacttgtatggaaaacttttcttttttaactttcttacgtctttagatttgcttaaacacatagttactaaaaacaagtaaggaagggctaagttcgggtgtaaccgaacattttatactctcgcaatacatttatttaactttatttatattatataatacacaatttgacccacatattcgtcatatatattgtataaagccattgaaagttggaaaccataatattaggttagaagcaccaaggtcctcgtgttcgatatatggggccttaaaaacctatggtccgatttcggcgatttttagaatggggcttaacatagtatttgtgcaaagttttgcaccgatatcttcactagtacttactttatatattgtaaagtaaacgattcagatcgttagAAATTcttgtaaatgaaatgaaatctcagcttcaattgaaatctgctctacgtaaattaaagaaaatgctTATTAACTGCGAGGAAGAATTCAACAATggaatgtatataaatgtattggAATGTATATGGtctcgaagtgacgaggaaaatGCTAATTGATTGCAAAtaacctagaaaaggtatttcaacctcattgcccaaagaacaactttaagttATTAATCTTACATAACACAGCAGATGAGTCGCCGAGTCCTTTAAGACCTCACCTTTTGAAATCATTAGCTACATGAAATAACTGAAgccaaaaaagtcgccaggatatgataatatcaccccaaaaatgctagttgagttaccaaatatagccgtagaggtgctctctttgctcatCGATGGATAATAtgcaatttcatggaaaaagtcacagattatcctgatagatgaACCTGGAAAATACTTAACACTGCAtccttcatacagaccaatcagtcttctaccccgtctttctaaaatatttgaaaaggtgttgcCATCAACgatcctttcctccacgaaaatactGTAAAaacaacgcaccaattcgggtttcgtgcattCGATAGAGCAGGCTAATAGAATAAGAATTTGAGCatagagtactgttcagctatttctagacgtagcttgtacatttgataaggtgtggcatgaagaccttttatataagattaaaagcATTCttcctttagaattgtataaaatattggagccttacttaaaaaatatataatttatggttaaagtggGACTGGTTAAACTAGGGCTGGTTACCAAAGgacagtgttttaggcccaactccgTACATCATACATACAGATCTTCCAAAATCTGTAAGATCAAAAACGgcagtaaaaattaacaatattttagtgccccaagcgaatgaagtaacctTGGTTATCTTGTTATTTGCCTAGATAGAAGACTCACGTgtagaaaacacatatcgagtaaAATAAATTGCGTGAAGATAaggctgcaaatttaaattgttttgtaaataaaaactctaaacttagcctagacaacgaAGTGCGTTTATACAATGCGgccataaagccgatttggatgtatggcatttaACTGTGgtgtacgacctgtgcaactaatattgatataatgcaaaggttccaatcgaaaatgcttagaattATCACGTGTTCACCATGGAACAtgctagggctcttaaaattattcgattaacctgaaaaccgattattcgaatatccggtttgcaaccgttcgtacgaatattaaccggttagtactattctattagtcgcaatgttacgactattcgaatagtcgttctactgcggttattcgaatagttatactgtcactattcgaataaatgaagattatttgaaatccaagcagcctttgatttttgtttctttttacttgtgaaaatgtcagttgtgcgcattttttctgtgtttcacttttttcaataaaaatgaaaatgaatgcacttacactattcgaatagttgacaacgaacggttaaccggatagtcggaaatgagcggttaatcgaatagtcgatgactgacgactatccgaatagtgcaaaacggaatattattattcgaataatgccctattcggttaattcggttagtcgattagtcgaaaaCCGTGAGCTCTAGTACATGCGCatcgaaaatatccataaagatcttggaatcctatggtaaagaaagaagtagaggacagccgATTgaaatatatctaaactccgtgaccACCCAAACCATTGGCTAatgcctgcatactaaagagcaacgtttgaCCAAAACAGCTCAATCCCGTGATTGACCTtctctagttttaattagatttaagattttataacttattgttatgctttaaagagcagattcagtaaataaagaaatacaattgGGTTATCCtggacagggtatattaagtttgtcacgaagtttgtaacacccagaaggaagcgtcggaggccctataaagtatatatataaatgatcagtatgttgaattgAGTCGATTGAGCCATgtccgtatgtctgtctgtccgtccgtccgtctggctgtatattatatacgaactagtccttcagtttttaagatatcgttttgaaattttgcagatgttattttctcttcaagaagatggtcatttgtcggaactgccgatatcggactactatatcatatagctgtaatacaaactgaacgatcggaatcaagggaatggaaatttccgcattttactacatatcttcacgaaatttggtgtgagttattattcatagaaataatttaatctccgaaaaaattgttcagatcggttcactatggcatatagctgccatacaaaccgaacgatcggaatcaatggcttttttggaaaattttcgcatttgacgtggtatcttcacgaaatttgacaaggattactgcttaaggtaataatataatctccgaagaaattgttcagatcggttaactatataaccttaatgtttctagcaaacaacctggctaaaaaaattagtaaaatgttttcttttttacttactttttcttacgtctttagatttgcttaaacacatagttactagaagaaatgcacctgtgaagtgTATATTACCTTCGGTACatccgaagttaacgttttgtcttgttttaataGACAACGTTGACTCAGAGCTCGCTCCAATATTCGACAGCAACTTCATAGTTCAATAACCTATACCAATTGAAATGGTTCACCTTTATACAACTAAAATCTAATATTAGaagtaaaagtaataaaaagaatgtaaaaaaaatcaaattgctagaaaacaaaaaaatatgggCAAATTGCTCGGCAATGCCACCATATTGGAAGTGTTCTGAACAGCAAATTTACACAAATCCGAAGCTAAGCTACCACAAGTTACTTAACCAAGAAATTTTGGAAATGACGTCGCAGAGGAACATCGCTCGATCTCGGCGCAATCGCAGCACTCAACACACCGGGAGATGGTGCGAGAGTACTATGCATATCGCGCAGCGACTGTGCGTTGTGACCCGTTGTCACAGCATCAGAAGACCAAGAGCGACGTACACTCGCGCCCGCCAGCAAATTACTGGGTGGGATATATTGACTGGAGAGTGTGACCGTCAGCCACTGAGCAGATCTGCTAATTAACTGCTAACTAGCGATTCAATGTTCAATGTGCCAATGTTCACAAACAGAAGACACACACTTCCGTTGGTTAAACTGAATAAAGTTGTTTATATAACGACAATGTAACGAAATCGCATCTGAGAATTACACGAACATGTGGCATTCAAAGAAATTAACAGACAGCTGGCATAGTCGGGTTGAGTCTGGAGAATGAAGTGTAAAAGGAACATCAAAACTAAGGGAGTTTTTGTTGAGTACCTGAGGTACTGCTTctgtttacaaaaacacaaagccGACTTGCTAGCAGTACAATGGAAATGCCGTCAGAAAAATACCAACAACGTTGCTGAATGTTTATGAAGAAAataatgtttgtacatatgtacagataaTATATGCATCTACTAAAAgttagttaaaatattattgactCTAGTTTAAGATATTATTGACTCATAATTTAAACAGAatttaatagtattattttataataaaaactatGATATTGCTATAAGAAATTAAGCTCTCTTTtactaaacatatttatttattattgcgcTTTCCttatacgctagacagacggcagcaaagcgagttataaactcccataacagctgattggcaataatatttccatttcggtgaaataaaattggatagaaagtaATTATTGCgcttgttagccgcacaaatagtacaaaatcactaattattaaaaaaatagatataaatacgttattattattacttccattttagaaaaaattatcatgcgtatgtttttgtttacatttaattgaaaaacatttgttagtattgcatattttcattcacaatacaaaaaaaacggccatgtttaacaatgttgccaacgaaaatgccacgaactcccactaactctctaaaattttgaggattatatgggagttagcaaacggagttaactgagattactctcgaattaacccagATTAAAGCAATTATTCCGAGTTAACGCCGCcatctgtcaggggtattatgTAGATATCTCTTTGAATTGATATTAGATCTATAATGGATTGCACCAGACTATTTGATTTATGAGTTGTTTGCTTGATTCGCCGCAGTCTAAGACTAGGAGAGTATTTTGAATTCGATTTGGCTTATATTCGGTAAATCTGTTCTATGTGACGCCTGAATAAAATTAGTACCAaaactaatacatacatatgtacgtgtcggttatattaaaaacatttactgGAAGTCTGCATttactattaatttttactGGAAACTACCATTAGTTAAGTCGTCGATGCAATAATTCCAAATCTTCACATTTTCCGGTAAACCTAGTCAATTCATAACATACAATAGATCCAGTGATGATAATTCTAGTAAAGTTATATCAAACAATccttcattcatttcattttggtACTTCATTAAGCAGCATAAAACGggttgaaatcggattataaccatgcctACCTAACATACAAAAGTAAAAGTCAAAAAGCGTACTTCAGGAACTATTCGTCCAAATACAACGAAATTCGCTTAATAACAATTTCTTGGCATCCCAAAAGTTTAGTTTGGAAATGGACGAAATCAGTTAACAACCACTCCTACTTTcattataacacaattttgaagtccatctgattcgttcactttacaatatataaagcaagTACTAGTGAAGTATCGgaacagaattttgcacaaatactgcatttataacgTGACATCCGCCAttaaaaaatcgctgaaatcggaaCAATAAATTTCCAAGTCCCCGGATATCGAAGAAGAGGTCCTCAGTGCTTATAAccaatttttactgaaaatatagataaatatctCCGTTGCCTCTGTgccgaaaatgagcaaaatcggatcaaTACTTCCTTTAGCCCCTATATACttgatataccgaatttcaagcTTCCGCTGAACTTTATACCGTATTTATCGGTTCATAtttaagatatcttagcaaaattatgtgaaTCTTGGATATGAAGTGCTTATGATCCAtttataccgaaaatatagaagtATCTCTCcgatattctaaataaattcagATGAGATGTTTTCTTTCCTGAGggtataaaatattcgtttattattataaaatatacatcagaacttagcccttccttacttgctaagagagtataatagttttattcacctaacggttgtttgtaacacctaaaactaatcgagttaggtttggagttatatataccaaagtgatcagggtgacgagtagatctaaaatccggatgtctgtctgtccgtctgtgcaagcgataacttgagtaaaaattggtatatcttaataaaacttggtacacatgttcctcgGTCCCATAAGAAAGTTGCTTTCGCAGATGGCCGTATTCgctctactgccacgcccacaaaatggcgaaaaccgaaaacagataaagtgccataactaagtcataaataaagctataaaagcaaaatttggcaCAAAGCATCGAActaggaagggtcatatttggatgtaagtttttcGAGAacgtgggcgtggccccgcctcctatTAAGGTTTTtgatatatctcgtaaactactaaagctatatcaaccaaactttctagagtcattacttttagatactaccttatacagtcctggaggaaatcggataataaccacgcctacctcccatacaaaggttatgttgaaaactactaaaaatgttttaattcagttagggaaaacactagaaaccttaaatttcattataaagaaggtacagaagagctgtactcaaattggtatataaaattttaaatggattttAAATTAGAGAATATTCACTTCAGCCCACTGTTTGACCCGAACGAATTTATAGAATTTCAGGATATATATAGTTGTAtagtattttcagttttttctgaTTTTAGAAGAGAGTACTAAAGACAACTACTAAATTCCATATGCAGACATTAGCATACACTAATTAAGCTATCTAACTGAGTAACGCTATGTGAACCAGCGTT
This portion of the Zeugodacus cucurbitae isolate PBARC_wt_2022May chromosome 3, idZeuCucr1.2, whole genome shotgun sequence genome encodes:
- the LOC105212546 gene encoding histidine-rich glycoprotein translates to MAFKFIAAFAFCSALVVVSAAPYIHHEESGGHEHEHEEHSGGSSHASVHLVSHDDHHDEHGHDDDGHDSHAEYHFNYGVKDKKTGDYKEHSEKRDGHKVTGHYELIDADGHKRTVHYTADKHSGFHAVVHREPTHHHVADHGHTSYYGGHAHVESHDHGHEHGHEHGHEHGHGHSSGFSIKQEHGVAFHHEAHHESAHESGHESGHEGGHDFGGHDFGGHGHDFGGH